From a region of the Impatiens glandulifera chromosome 4, dImpGla2.1, whole genome shotgun sequence genome:
- the LOC124936016 gene encoding probable calcium-binding protein CML25, whose product MGLKSLFKFKKKIRRGVAGAGAGTGTGGGDSSGNGSSVSPSRSSSMSSRAQIEEELKQVFNKFDVNGDGKISSSELGSILGSLGHNATEEELHKMIREVDSDGDGFIDLDEFIQLNTKDIDSDEILENLREAFSVFDIDKNGSISADELQNVLKSLGEECSISECRKMISGVDCDGDGMIDFEEFKVMMTKGSLFSAMELPKPKDH is encoded by the coding sequence ATGGGGCTCAAATCTCTATTCAAGTTTAAGAAGAAGATACGTCGCGGCGTTGCCGGTGCCGGCGCCGGCACTGGAACCGGAGGCGGGGATTCTTCCGGCAACGGTTCATCGGTTTCTCCGTCAAGATCATCATCAATGAGCTCCCGTGCACAGATCGAGGAAGAATTGAAACAAGTATTCAACAAATTCGATGTAAATGGCGACGGTAAGATCTCATCCTCAGAACTCGGATCGATTCTCGGAAGTTTAGGTCATAACGCGACGGAAGAAGAACTGCATAAGATGATTCGTGAGGTTGATTCAGATGGCGATGGATTCATCGATCTGGATGAATTCATTCAATTGAATACGAAAGATATCGATTCTGATGAGATCCTTGAGAATCTTCGTGAAGCGTTTTCTGTATTTGATATTGATAAAAACGGTTCGATCTCTGCTGATGAATTACAGAATGTGTTGAAAAGCTTGGGGGAGGAATGTTCGATATCTGAATGTAGGAAAATGATCAGCGGCGTTGATTGTGATGGTGATGGTatgattgattttgaagaattcaAGGTTATGATGACTAAAGGATCGTTATTCAGTGCAATGGAACTGCCTAAACCTAAAgatcattga
- the LOC124936072 gene encoding actin-histidine N-methyltransferase codes for MMSSSSSKAMVTMAIRDLHLLTSTTCITHRRLLTCAATSAVSAFSSGRLVPQPPDLIKWVKREGGFVHPSIKIAQTDPHGFGLVASEEIPKGSDLISLPPHVPLRFDSDRGDNAASYSVLVNLSRQVPEELWAMRLGLKLLQERAKKGSFWWPYISNLPDTYTVPIFFSGEDIKNLQYAPLLHQVNKRCRFLLEFDKSVRQMLEDVELDEHPFGGQDVDASSLGWAMSAVSSRAFRLYGEKLSDGNRVNLPMMLPLVDMCNHSFNPNANIVQELSGGDKGMLVKVVAEMKIQRDEPLLLNYGCLNNDLFLLDYGFVITSNPYDCIELKYNGGLLDAASMAAGVSSPNFSSPTPYQHHILSQLNLTGETSLLKVTIGGRDMVEGRLLAALRVFLANDEETAKKIELDTLMSLSVEAPLGKETEIAVLRTMIALCVIALGHFPTKLTEDESLLKKNGVSSSTELALRFRIEKKSVIINVMRDLTRKVKSLLPDNSSANS; via the exons ATGATGAGCTCAAGTTCAAGCAAGGCGATGGTGACAATGGCGATCAGAGACCTGCATTTGCTTACCTCAACCACATGTATAACACACCGCCGACTTCTCACTTGCGCCGCCACCTCCGCGGTCTCCGCCTTCTCTTCTGGTCGTCTGGTTCCTCAGCCGCCTGACCTTATCAAATGGGTCAAAAGAGAGGGAGGATTCGTTCATCCTTCCATCAAAATTGCTCAAACAGACCCTCACGGTTTCGGATTGGTGGCCTCAGAAGAAATCCCCAAAGGGTCTGACCTAATTTCTCTCCCTCCTCATGTACCCTTGAGATTTGATTCTGACCGTGGCGATAATGCTGCTTCTTACTCTGTTCTGGTTAACTTATCACGCCAAGTCCCTG AGGAGTTATGGGCAATGAGACTGGGACTGAAACTACTTCAAGAAAGAGCTAAAAAGGGTTCATTTTGGTGGCCATATATCAGCAATCTTCCTGATACCTACACTGTCCCCATTTTCTTTTCTGGTGAAGACATAAAGAATTTGCAGTATGCTCCCCTTCTTCATCAG GTAAATAAAAGATGCAGatttcttcttgaatttgataaatCTGTTAGACAAATGCTTGAAGATGTTGAATTAGATGAACATCCTTTTGGTGGACAAGATGTAGATGCTTCTTCTTTAGGTTGGGCAATGTCTGCAGTTTCGTCAAGGGCGTTTCGCTTGTATGGTGAGAAACTCAGTGATGGGAATCGTGTCAATCTCCCGATGATGCTTCCACTTGTTGATATGTGTAACCACAGTTTCAATCCAAATGCCAATATTGTTCAGGAACTATCCGGAGGAGATAAAGGGATGTTAGTTAAG GTTGTAGCAGAGATGAAGATTCAACGAGATGAACCGTTGTTACTCAACTATGGTTGTTTGAACAACGATCTTTTCCTTTTAGATTACGGTTTCGTCATAACATCGAATCCCTACGACTGTATCGAACTCAAGTACAACGGAGGTCTTCTCGATGCTGCAAGTATGGCTGCCGGTGTTTCTTCACCAAATTTCTCTTCGCCAACACCATATCAACATCATATTTTGTCTCAGCTCAATTTAACAGGAGAAACATCACTTCTCAAG GTAACAATTGGTGGTCGAGATATGGTAGAAGGTCGTCTATTGGCTGCTCTAAGGGTATTCCTAGCTAATGATGAGGAAACTGCTAAGAAGATTGAATTAGATACATTAATGTCGTTATCAGTTGAAGCTCCTTTAGGAAAAGAAACCGAGATAGCTGTTTTGAGAACCATGATTGCTTTGTGTGTGATTGCGCTTGGGCATTTTCCGACCAAGTTAACGGAGGATGAATCGTTGTTGAAGAAGAATGGGGTGTCTAGTTCAACAGAGTTGGCTCTTCGGTTCAGAATTGAAAAGAAGTCTGTGATAATAAACGTGATGAGAGATCTCACGAGAAAGGTGAAGTCACTCTTACCCGATAATTCTTCTGCCAATTCATAA
- the LOC124936804 gene encoding uncharacterized protein LOC124936804, producing MEEAKHTTAAAAVAGNNDIKNSNKEKKEERYMGIAIIHSQVRKIKQEIEEIDSYQQPPEISRRINPRRRQQRSRSPLGLTARPIITVGNM from the coding sequence ATGGAGGAAGCAAAACATAcaaccgccgccgccgccgtcgCCGGCAACAACGACATTAAGAACAGCAataaggagaagaaagaagaaaggtACATGGGTATTGCAATAATCCATAGTCAAGTGAGAAAGATTAAACAAGAAATTGAAGAGATTGATTCTTATCAACAGCCGCCGGAGATTAGCCGGAGGATCAACCCTCGCCGGAGACAACAACGGTCTCGATCACCTTTAGGACTCACAGCCAGACCTATTATTACAGTCGGTAACatgtag
- the LOC124936859 gene encoding DNA-directed RNA polymerases I and III subunit RPAC2, producing MEHGSLQDPSSSTFSITNEDHTLANSVRFTLNQDPRVVSCGYSMPHPSEARVNMRVQTTGDPASEVLKDACQELMLTCKHINSVFEQAVSDFKASQALKSMEIKDE from the exons ATGGAACACGGATCACTTCAGGACCCCAGTTCATCAACATTCTCAATAACTAATGAGGATCATACTCTAGCTAACTCTGTTAGATTTACACTCAATCAAGA CCCGAGGGTGGTTTCTTGTGGGTACAGCATGCCGCATCCATCTGAAGCTCGAGTAAATATGAGGGTCCAGACAACTG GTGATCCTGCAAGTGAGGTGTTGAAAGATGCATGTCAAGAATTGATGTTGACTTGTAAACATATTAATAGTGTCTTTGAACAGGCTGTCTCAGATTTCAAAGCTTCTCAGGCTCTTAAATCCATGGAAATCAAGGATGAATAG